The sequence TGGTCGGTAAGGACATCCTCCGCTTCCACGCGGTGATCTGGCCCGCGATGCTGATGGCTCAGGGGCTGCCGCTGCCGGGCCGCGTCGCGGCCAACGGCTGGCTGATGGTCGGCGGCGAGAAGATGTCGAAGTCGAACCTGACCGGTATCAAGCCGCAGCAGCTGACCGCGCACTTCGGCGTGGACGCCTACCGCTGGTACTTCCTGCGCGCCATCGCTTTCGGCAGCGACGGTTCGTTCTCCTGGGAGGACTTCTCCGCCCGCTACACCTCCGAGCTCGCCAACGACTACGGCAACCTCGCCTCGCGCGTGGCCGCCATGGTCGGAAAGTACTTCGGCGGCGCGCTGCCGGAGGCCACGGCCGCCGGTGACGCCGAGCAGGCCGTACGGGAGGGCCTCGCGCAGGCCGTCGCGACGGCCGACCGGAAGATCGGCGAGGAGCTGGACTTCCAGGCCGGCATCCTGGCGATCTTCGACTTCGTGAAGCAGGTCAACGGCTACATCACGGAGCAGGAGCCGTGGAAGGTGGCCAAGGACACCTCGCCGGAGGGCCAGGCCCGCCTCGCGACGATCCTGTACACCGCCGCCGAGGCGCTGCGCGGGGTCGCCGTCCTGCTGAACTCCGTGATGCCGGACACCTCGCAGAAGCTGTGGGAGTCCCTGGGTGCCGAGGAGTCCCTGGGCGCCCTGGCCGACCAGCGGGTCCAGGACGCGGGCACCTGGGGCCTGCTGCCCGTGGGATCGACCGTCACCAAGGGTGCGGTGCTGTTCCCGCGCCTGGAGGAGAAGCCGACCGCGTAGCGGTCGGCAGCCGGGTACACAGACCGCCGGCGAAGGGCCCGGAACCGCCACGCGCGGTTCCGGGCCCTCGTGCGTGGGCCTTCGGGACAGAGGCATCCAGGCGGTCGCGGAGCACGTACGCGGTCGCGGGAGATGTACGCGGTCGCCGGTTCAACGTTCCAGGGCGGCGGCGTCACCCATCACGATCACCGGGTTCTTCGCCGGGTCCAGGGTGCGCAGGAGTTCCTCCATCCGCTCCTCCGGGAGCGAGACGCAGCCCTGCGTCGGGCCGCCGTGGTCCACGTGGATCCAGATGCCGCCGCCCCGCTCCATGCCGAGCGGGCGGGTGCGGTCGAGCGGGGTGACGCCCGGCGTGCGGTTGTAGTTGATCGCGACGACATAGTCGAAGGAGCCTTCCAGGGGTTCGCCGAAGAACCCGTCACCGCTCACCGCGAAGTGCGGCTGCTCGTCGTACGGCAGCAGGGAGCCGGGGTCGGGCAGCCTGCCGCCCGCGTCGGTGAGGGTGTAGACGCCGTTGGGGGACTTGAGGTCGTCCGCCATATGGAGGTCCGTCCACCCTCGCATCCCGTTGTGGGCGGGCCACGGGCCGGCCGCCGGTCTCCAGCTCTTCGTCGGGCCGTCGCGGGTGTAGAGCACGGCGGTGGACCGGTTGGAGTCTGCGGCCTCGCCGGTCACGACGAGCGCCTGCCGGGCGGTGGACGGGATCAGCCCCCTCGTCCCCGGACCCAGGTACGGGATCTCCTGGGGGCGGGCAGGCTGCGTCGGAGTGGCCCGCCCGGCCATGGCGGCGGACTCCGGCCCCGCCGCACCGCCCGGGGGTCCGGCGAGCGCGGCGGCCGTGGAGTCCGCGGCTTCCCTGGAGCAGCCGGTGAGGAGCAGGGCCAGAAGGACGAACGGGGCGGCGAAGAGAACGTACGGGCGACGGGGGACGGGCACGGTGGCAGGCTCCTCGGTGATTCCGGCTGTCGGCACGAGACGGCACGGTGGTCTCAGGTGCCAGTCTTTGCCGACCGCGGCCCGCGCGAATCCGGACCGGGGCCATCCGGCTGTACCGGTGGCCGGGGCGGGAACGAGTCCCACTCCACGTACCCGTACCCGCCGGTGAGTTGAGTGCCCCGCAGGTACGGCTCATGGTGGGTCGGGTCGACGCGCTTCGTCACACCAAGGGCCCCACACAGCGAAACAGTCCCCGATCAGGTGATCGGGGACTGTTTCACGTGAAACAGGCGCAGGGCCTGCTTCTCGGGGCCGGCTTCTGCCTCGGGCCTGCTTCGCGGCCCTACTTCTCGGTCTTGTCCTTCGCCGAGGCGACCGGCTTGCGCAGCTGGATGTTCAGCTCGCGCAGGCGGGTCTCGTCCAGCTCGGTGGGAGCGCCCATCATCAGGTCCTGGGCGTTGCCGTTGAGCGGGAAGGCGATCGTCTCGCGGATGTTCGGCTCATCGGCGAGCAGCATCACGATGCGGTCGACGCCCGGAGCGATGCCGCCGTGCGGCGGGGCCCCGAGGCGGAACGCGCGGAGCATGCCCGCGAACTCGTGCTCGACGGTCTCGCGGTCGTAACCGGCGATCTCGAACGCCTTGAGCATCAGCTCGGGCTCGTGGTTCCGGATGGCGCCCGAGGACAGCTCGATGCCGTTGCAGACGATGTCGTACTGCCAGGCGAGGATGTCCAGCGGGTCCTTCGTCTCCAGGTCGTCCAGGCCGCCCTGGGGCATCGAGAAGGGGTTGTGCGAGAAGTCGATCTTGCCCGTCTCCTCGTCCTTCTCGTACATCGGGAAGTCGACGATCCAGCAGAACCGGAAGACGCCCTCCTCGAAGTGGCCGGACCGCTTGGCAGCCTCGACCCGGACGGCCGACATGATCTTGGAGACCTCGTCGAACTCGCCCGCGCCGAAGAAGATCGCGTGGCCCGGGACCAGCGCGAGCCGCTCGGTGAGGGTCTTGACGTCCGCCTCGGTGAGGAACTTGGCGATCGGACCGGCCAGGGTGCCGTCCTCGCCGACGCGGACCCAGGCGAGGCCCTTGGCCCCGTGCTCGACCGCGTAGGCGCCGAGGCCGTCGAAGAACTTCCGGGACTGACCGGCGGTGTCCGGCACCGGGAGGGCGCGGACGTGCTTCCCGGCGAACGCCTTGAACTCGGAGTCCGCGAAGACGTCGGAGATGTCGACGAGTTCCAGCTGGGCCCGCAGGTCCGGCTTGTCGTTGCCGTACTTCAGCATCGACTCACGGAACGGAATGCGCGGGAACGGGGAGGTGACATGACGGCCGTTGCCGAACTCCTCGAAGAGCTCGGTCATCAGCTTCTCGATCGGCCGGAAGATGTCCTCCTGCTCGACGAAGGACATCTCGACGTCGAGCTGGTAGAACTCGCCCGGCGAACGGTCGGCGCGGGCGTCCTCGTCGCGGAAGCACGGCGCGATCTGGAAGTAGCGGTCGAAGCCCGAGATCATCAGCAGCTGCTTGAACTGCTGCGGGGCCTGCGGCAGCGCGTAGAACTTGCCGGGGTTCAGCCGGGACGGCACCACGAAGTCGCGGGCGCCCTCGGGAGAGGTCGCGGTGAGGATCGGGGTCGCCATCTCGTTGAAGCCGAGGGCGGTCATCTTGTGCCGGATCGCGGAGATGACGGCGGTGCGCAGCATGATGTTGCGGTGCATGCGCTCGCGGCGCAGGTCGAGGAAGCGGTACTCCAGGCGCCGCTCCTCGTTGACCCCGTCCTCGGCGTTGATCGTGAAGGGCAGCGGGGCGGCCTCGCCCAGTACCTCGACCTCGGTGACCTCGATCTCGATGTCACCGGTCGGCAGTTCCGGGTTGACGTTGTCGGCGCCGCGGGCGGAGACCTTGCCGTCGATACGGACGACGGTCTCCTTGGTCAGCTTCGCCAAGGCGTCGTTGCCGGGGGTGCCGGGGCGGGCGACGAGCTGCACCAGACCGTAGTGGTCGCGCAGATCGATGAAGAGGATGCCACCCAGGTCTCGGCGATTGTGCAGCCAGCCGCTCAGCCGGACGTCGGTACCGACGTCAGAGGCGCGGAGCTCGCCGCAGGTGTGGGACCTGTACCGATGCATCGTCGTTCATCCAGTCTTCGCGGTTCGGGGTGGATTGAGCCACCCCAGGCTACCGCCCACGCCCGCACCACTTCATTGCCTTTGCCAGTTCAAGATCATCCAGGGGCGGTGCGGGGCGCGCCCGGCTCGCATCCGTGGCCCCCGTCGGTACGGGGACGGGCCGCGGCGACGGGCATCGGGCACGGACGCCCGCACTCGGCGACCCCTCGGTGGCGTCGATCGCGGACATCTTCCTAAAGTGGGGCAATGCGCACCGAGGAAATCCTGGCCGCGATCGCGACAGGTCTGTGGCGCTGGGACAACGCAGCCGGCACGGTCACGCTCGATGCGGAGGCGGCCCGGTTGCTCGGCCTGCCCACCGAGCCCGGCGTCTACCGGGAGGCCGCGGTGCGCTCCCGTTTCCACCCCGTCGACTGGAACGAGATCTACGGGGTGGTGAATCTGGCCGTCGCCGAGGGCACCCTGGCCGAGGCGCGGCTGCGGATCGTGGACGAGCGGGGCCGGGTTCTGCGCACCGTACGCAGCAGGTCCAAGCCGACCTACCCGGCCGACCACAGGTTCGAGAGCTATGTGCTGATCGGCACACTCCAGGAGGTCGCCGAGCCGCAGCCGGGCGCCACCGCGGCGCACACCTCCATCACCGGGGACTGGCGGCGGTCCCGGGAGGCGTTCCTGCTGGACGCCGGGCGGGCGCTGGCGGAGGCCCGGTCCACCCAGGAGGTGCTGCGGGTCGCCGCCTCGCTCTCCATGCCCGGGTTCTCGCCGGACGGGCTCGCCGTGTTCGGCGCCGCCGGGGAACGGCTGACCATCATCGGGCACCACGGACACAACGCGGGGGACGAGGAACCGTTCACCGACATGCCGCTGGAGACCGACTATCCGGCCGCCGAGGTCGTCCGCACGGGGCGGGCCATCTATCTCCCTTCCCCCGACGACTACCGGCGCCGCTACCCGGCCACCTGGCCGCTCGCCAGCCGCTTCGGGCGCCGGTCCTGGGCCTTCCTGCCCCTGGTCTCCGCGGGCCGCACGATGGGGGCCTGGATGGCGGGGTTCCGGCACCCCGTGGCGTTCTCGCCCGACGAACGTGCCGTGCTCACGACGGTCGCGCGGATGCTCGCCCAGGCGCTGGCCCGTGCCGGGGTCGCCGAGACCGAGCGGGAGCTGTCCCTGGGGCTCCAGCGCTCGATGATGCCGTCCCTCGGGCCGGACATCCCCGGCATGAGCGTGGCGGCGCGCTACATCCCGACCGGCGGCGGCCTCCAGGTCGGCGGTGACTGGTACGACATGATCCCGCTCCCCACCGGCCGTATCGCACTCGTCATCGGCGACGTCCAGGGCCATGACGTGCGGGCGGCCGGCCTGATGGGCCAGCTCCGCATCGCCCTGCGCGCCTACGCCTCCGAGGGCCACCGCCCGGACGCGGTGCTCTCCCGTGCCTCGCGCTTCCTCTCCGGGCTCACCGAGGCGTACGAGGACCTGGGCGACGGGGACGGGGAAGAGCCCACGGCGCCGCGCTTCGCGACCTGTCTCTACGCGGAGGTGGACCCGGCCGAGGGGACCCTCGACATCGCCCGCGCGGGCCATCCGGACCCGGTGGTGATCAGCGTCGACGGCACCGCGGTGATCCGGCAGACCGCGGGCGGGCTGCCCCTGGGCATCGAGGCGGACTCGGACTATCCGACGACCCGGGTGGTCCTGGAACCAGGAGAAACGATCATGCTGTGCACGGACGGGCTCATCGAGACCGGCGGGCACGACATGGCCACCGGCTGGACCCGGCTCAAGCCGGTCCTGGAGCAGCCCGTCGAGGACCTGGAGAAGCTCGCCGACGCACTGGTGCAGGCCGTGCACGGGCCGACCTCGCACTACACGACGGGGCCGCTGGCGGACCGCCGCGAGGACGACATCGCGGTGCTGGTGCTCCGTCGCGGGAGTTCCGCGACGCGACTGGCACCGCCGCGCCGCACCGCGCTGACGATCGCCCAGGCCGAGCCCGAGCGGATCGCCGTCGCCCGGCAGCAGCTGCGCGAGATGCTGCACGACTGGGCGGACGCGGAACAGGTCGACGCGGCCGTGCTGATGATCTCCGAGATGGCCACCAATGTGCTGGTCCACACGGACGGGGACGCGCTGATGGTCGCCGAGGCGGCCGGTGAGCGGGGCGAGCGGCGGCTGCGGGTCGAGGTGGCCGACGGCAGCGACGAACTGCCGCACAAGCGGCGCCCCGGCGAGATGGCGTCGAGCGGACGTGGGCTGGTGCTGATGGAGATGCTGGCGGACTCGTGGGGGGTCGACCCCCGGGGCGAGGGGAAGTCGATCTGGTTCGAGCTGTACGAGTCGGCCGGGCCGACGGAGGCGGGGGAATCCATGAAGGCGGAGGAGTCCGCGGAGGCGGGGGATTCCACGGAGGCGGCGGAAGGCCCGGAGCCGGCGGAGGGAGCGGAACCCCCTGCCGCGTGAGCGGCCCCGGCCCCTACGCCGACGCCGGCCCCGGAAGATGTCACAGACGACGCGGGCGTACCAGCAGGCACGGGCGTACCGGGCGGCCGGAGCCGCGTGGATCTCCCGGGCGGCCGGTGCCGCGTGGGTCTCGGGCGGCCGGTGCCGTCCTCAGGCGCCCGACGGGCCCGGGGAGACGCCGGGGGGCGGGTCCGCCGGCGTGGCCGGGGAGGTCTCGCCGTGGCCCTTCCTCAGCTCGCCGATCACACCGAAGGCCGCCGCGCACAGCGGTACCGCCAGCAGCATCCCCAGCAGCCCCGCGACGCTGGCGCCCGCGGTCAGGGCGATCATGACCATCGCGGGGTGCATCTGGACCGTACGGCTCTGGATCACCGGCTGGAGGATGTGGCCCTCCAGCACCTGGACCGCGAGCACCACCCCCAGGGCCCAGAGGGCGATCACGAGGCCCCGGTCCGCGAGCGCGACGAGCACGGCGACGGCGCCGGAGATGAAGGCCCCGAGATACGGGATGTACGCGCCGACGAAGACCAGCGCACCCAGCCCCACCGCACCGGGCACGTCCAGGATCAGCAGGCCGACCGTGATGCACAGGGCGTCGATCAGCGCGATGAACGTGGTGCCGCGCATGAAGCCCTCGACGGCCTCGAAGGCCCGCCGCCCCATGGCCTCCACCAGGTCGCCGGTGCCGCGCGGGGCGACGGAGTGGGCGAGGTTCACCGCGCGGTCGGAGTCGCGCAGGAAGAAGAAGGTCAGCAGCAGGGCGAGGACACTGGTCGCCACCAGCGAGCCGATCAGGCTGATCCCGCTGAGCAGGCCGCCCGCCGCACTCGCGCCGAACTTCTCGACGAGGCTCTTGGCGTTGTCGGCGAGGTCGTTCACATTCGTGTCGTCGGCGACGCCGAAGTGGTCGACCACCCACTGCCCGGCGTCCTTCAGCGAGGCGACGATCTGATCGCCGGTGTCGATGAGCGCGGTGACGACGATGTACCCGGCACCGCCGACCACCGCGACGAGCGCGGCGCAGGTCAGTCCGGCGGCGAGGGAACGATTTACCTTATGGGCGGTCAGCCAGCGGTGCACGGGGCCGAGCAGCGCGGTACCGAGCAGCGCGAGCAGCACCGGAGTGACCGCGGTCTTGAAGACGATGCACAGCCAGACGGCGACCGCGACGACACCGGTGACCAGCAGAACGACACCGCACCAGGCGGCCGTGCGCCGCGCGGTGTCGGGCAGGAGGGGTTTTTGGGTATGCACCCTCCCACCCGATCACAGCACGGGGCGGCTGTCCCACCCGCACCCCCGTACGAGTGAGCGGACGTCACATGCCGTGGACCGCGGGCACGGTGCCGAGGCGGCCGGCCTGGAAGTCCTCGAAGGCCTGCTTCAGCTCGGCCTGACTGTTCATCACGAACGGTCCGTAGTGCGCCATCGGCTCACGGATCGGACGGCCGCCGAGCAGGACGACCTCCAGGTCCGGGGCGTGGGCGTCCTGCTGCTCGTCCGCGCGGACGGTCAGCGAGGAACCGCTGCCGAACACCGCGGTCTGCCCCATGTGGACGGGGCGGCGCTCCGCACCGGCGGTGCCGCGTCCGGCCAGCACGTAGGCGAGACCGTTGAAGTCCTCACGCCACGGCAGGGTCACCTCGGCGCCGGGCCGCACGGTGGCGTGGATCATCGTGATCGGGGTGTGGGTGATGCCGGGACCGTCGTGCCCGTCGAGCTCACCGGCGATGACACGGAGCAGCGCGCCACCGTCCGGAGAGGTGAGGAGCTGGACCTCACCGCCACGGATGTCCTGGTAGCGGGGGGCCATCATCTTGTCGGCCTTGGGCAGGTTCACCCACAGCTGGAGGCCGTGGAAGAGGCCGCCGGACATGACGAGGGACTCCGGCGGGGCCTCGATGTGCAGCAGGCCGGAGCCGGCCGTCATCCACTGGGTGTCGCCGTTGCGGATGGTGCCGCCGCCACCGTTGGAGTCCTGGTGGACGAAGGTGCCGTCGATGAGGTACGTGACGGTCTCGAAGCCGCGGTGCGGGTGCCAGGGGGTGCCCTTCGGCTCCCCGGCCTCGTACTCCACCTCACCCATCTGGTCCATCATGATGAACGGGTCGAGGTACTTGTAGTTGATCCCGGCGAACGCACGGCGCACCGGGAAGCCCTCGCCCTCGAAACCGCTCGGCGCGGTCGTGACGGCGAGCACGGGACGGGCCGCGGCGTCACCCGAGGCGGCGACCTTGGGCAGGGTCAGCGGGTTTTCGACGGTCACTGCGGGCATGAGAGCCACCTCCGGGCGAGTGTTCTGCGTTCAATTTAGTTGAACAGTGAACATCTTGCAAGGCGGCATCCATTCCCGGGCAGCGGAAAGGGCCCGTGCCACCCATCGGTGGCGCGGGCCCTTCCCGGAAAGTGGAAGCCGGGGTTCAGCCGTACATGCGGCGCATCGCGAAGTCGACCATCTGCTCGACGGCCTTGGCGTCGAAGACCATGCGGTGATCGCCCTCCATGTCCAGGACAAAGCCGTAGCCCGTCGGCAGCAGGTCGATCACCTCGGCGCCGGTGATCACGAAGTACTTGGACTCCTTGCCCGCGTACAGCCGCAACTCCTTGAGCGTGGTGAACATCGGGATCACCGGCTGCTGGGTGTTGTGGAGGGCGAGGAAGCCGGGATTGTCGCCGCGCGGGCAGTAGACCTTCGAGGTGGCGAAGATCTGCTGGAAGTCCTCGGCGGACATCGAGCCGGTGGTGAAGGCCCGTACCGCATCGGCCAGGGAGGGCGGCGAGGGCTCGGGGTACAGCGGCTGCTCGCCGTAGGCGCCGGCCATCTGCTGCTGTGCACCCTGGTTCTGGTCGTAGCCGTACATGCTGCAAAGAGTAATCGGACACATCTACGGCTTGAGGGGTTGCGCCTTATTACTGACGGGTAGCATCATCGGAGAGGTCAGCTGATATATCCACGCCGGCCTGTCGCCCGACCCGCATCACTCCCCGGGGCGCTGTGCGCCACTGCTATTGATTACGGAGCCTTCCCATGGGGCACTACAAGTCGAATCTCCGCGACATCGAGTTCAACCTCTTCGAGGTCCTCGGGCGCGACAAGCTGTACGGCACCGGCCCGTTCGCGGAGATGGACGTCGAGACCGCGAAGAGCATCCTCGACGAGGTCAACCGCCTCGCCGAGAACGAGCTCGCCGACTCCTTCGCCGACGCCGACCGCAACCCGCCGGTCTTCGACCCGGAGACCAACACCGCACCGGTCCCGGACAGCTTCAAGAAGTCGTACCAGGCCTTCATGGACTCCGAGTACTGGCGCCTGGGCCTGCCCGAGGAGATCGGCGGCACCACCTCCCCGCGCTCCCTGATCTGGGGCTACGCGGAGCTGCTGCTCGGTGCGAACCCGGCGGTCTGGATGTACTCCTCCGGCCCGGCGTTCGCCGGCATCCTCTTCGAAGAGGGCAACGAGGCGCAGAAGAAGATCGCGGAGATCGCCGTCGAGAAGCAGTGGGGCTCGACGATGGTGCTGACCGAGCCGGACGCCGGTTCGGACGTCGGTGCCGGGCGCACCAAGGCCGTGGAGCAGGAGGACGGCTCCTGGCACATCGACGGGGTGAAGCGCTTCATCACGTCGGGCGAGCACGACATGTCCGAGAACATCATCCACTACGTGCTGGCCCGCCCCGAGGGCGCCGGCCCCGGCACGAAGGGCCTCTCGCTCTTCATGGTCCCGAAGTTCCACTTCGACTGGACCACCGGCGAGCTGGGCGAGCGCAACGGTGTGTACGCGACGAACGTCGAGCACAAGATGGGCCTCAAGGCGTCCAACACCTGCGAGATGACGTTCGGCGACAGGCACCCCGCCAAGGGCTGGCTGATCGGCGACAAGCACGACGGCATCCGCCAGATGTTCCGCATCATCGAGTTCGCTCGCATGATGGTCGGCACGAAGGCGATCGCGACCCTCTCCACGGGCTACCTGAACGCGCTGGAGTACGCCAAGGAGCGCGTCCAGGGCACGGACCTGTCGCAGTTCATGGACAAGAGCGCGCCCAAGGTCACCATCACGCACCACCCCGACGTGCGCCGGTCGCTCATGACCCAGAAGGCGTACGCCGAGGGCATGCGCTCCCTCGTGCTGTACACCGCCTCCGTCCAGGACGCGATCCAGGAGAAGGAGGCCGCGGGCGAGGACGCGAAGGCGCTGCACGGCCTCAACGACCTGCTGCTCCCCATCGTGAAGGGCTACGGCTCCGAGAAGTCGTACGAGCAGCTTGCGCAGTCGCTCCAGACGTTCGGCGGCTCCGGGTACCTCCAGGAGTACCCGATCGAGCAGTACATCCGTGACGCCAAGATCGACACCCTGTACGAGGGCACGACGGCGATCCAGGGCCAGGACTTCTTCTTCCGGAAGATCGTCCGTGACCAGGGCGCCTCGCTGAACGCGCTCTCCGAGGAGATCAAGAAGTTCCTCTCGGGCGCCCAGGGCAACGAGGAACTGGCCGGCTCGCTGGACTCCCTCGCCAAGGCCGCCGTGGACCTGGAGGCGATCGTCGGCGCGATGATCACCGACCTCACCGCGACCGGCGAGGACGTCAAGAACATCTACAAGGTGGGGCTCAACACCACCCGCCTGCTGCTGGCCTCCGGCGATGTCGTCGTCGGTTATCTGCTGCTCAAGGGCGCGGCCGTGGCGGCCGAGAAGCTGCCGACCGCCTCCGCCAAGGACGTCGCCTTCTACCAGGGCAAGATCGCCGCCGCGAAGTTCTTCGCCGCGAACATCCTGCCGGGCGTCTCGGCCGAGCGCGCGCTCGCCGAGTCCGTCGACAACTCGCTGATGGAGCTGGACGAGGCCGCGTTCTAGCCCGCCCTCCGCGCTCCCGGCCGCCCCTCCGCGCCCGGGTCCGCCGCTCGCGCTCTCGTCCGCCGCTCCGGCACCGCGGGAACACTGTGCACAACATCGCCACGGTCCGCCCCTCCCCG is a genomic window of Streptomyces sp. NBC_01237 containing:
- a CDS encoding L,D-transpeptidase family protein, which encodes MPVPRRPYVLFAAPFVLLALLLTGCSREAADSTAAALAGPPGGAAGPESAAMAGRATPTQPARPQEIPYLGPGTRGLIPSTARQALVVTGEAADSNRSTAVLYTRDGPTKSWRPAAGPWPAHNGMRGWTDLHMADDLKSPNGVYTLTDAGGRLPDPGSLLPYDEQPHFAVSGDGFFGEPLEGSFDYVVAINYNRTPGVTPLDRTRPLGMERGGGIWIHVDHGGPTQGCVSLPEERMEELLRTLDPAKNPVIVMGDAAALER
- the aspS gene encoding aspartate--tRNA ligase; protein product: MHRYRSHTCGELRASDVGTDVRLSGWLHNRRDLGGILFIDLRDHYGLVQLVARPGTPGNDALAKLTKETVVRIDGKVSARGADNVNPELPTGDIEIEVTEVEVLGEAAPLPFTINAEDGVNEERRLEYRFLDLRRERMHRNIMLRTAVISAIRHKMTALGFNEMATPILTATSPEGARDFVVPSRLNPGKFYALPQAPQQFKQLLMISGFDRYFQIAPCFRDEDARADRSPGEFYQLDVEMSFVEQEDIFRPIEKLMTELFEEFGNGRHVTSPFPRIPFRESMLKYGNDKPDLRAQLELVDISDVFADSEFKAFAGKHVRALPVPDTAGQSRKFFDGLGAYAVEHGAKGLAWVRVGEDGTLAGPIAKFLTEADVKTLTERLALVPGHAIFFGAGEFDEVSKIMSAVRVEAAKRSGHFEEGVFRFCWIVDFPMYEKDEETGKIDFSHNPFSMPQGGLDDLETKDPLDILAWQYDIVCNGIELSSGAIRNHEPELMLKAFEIAGYDRETVEHEFAGMLRAFRLGAPPHGGIAPGVDRIVMLLADEPNIRETIAFPLNGNAQDLMMGAPTELDETRLRELNIQLRKPVASAKDKTEK
- a CDS encoding ATP-binding SpoIIE family protein phosphatase → MRTEEILAAIATGLWRWDNAAGTVTLDAEAARLLGLPTEPGVYREAAVRSRFHPVDWNEIYGVVNLAVAEGTLAEARLRIVDERGRVLRTVRSRSKPTYPADHRFESYVLIGTLQEVAEPQPGATAAHTSITGDWRRSREAFLLDAGRALAEARSTQEVLRVAASLSMPGFSPDGLAVFGAAGERLTIIGHHGHNAGDEEPFTDMPLETDYPAAEVVRTGRAIYLPSPDDYRRRYPATWPLASRFGRRSWAFLPLVSAGRTMGAWMAGFRHPVAFSPDERAVLTTVARMLAQALARAGVAETERELSLGLQRSMMPSLGPDIPGMSVAARYIPTGGGLQVGGDWYDMIPLPTGRIALVIGDVQGHDVRAAGLMGQLRIALRAYASEGHRPDAVLSRASRFLSGLTEAYEDLGDGDGEEPTAPRFATCLYAEVDPAEGTLDIARAGHPDPVVISVDGTAVIRQTAGGLPLGIEADSDYPTTRVVLEPGETIMLCTDGLIETGGHDMATGWTRLKPVLEQPVEDLEKLADALVQAVHGPTSHYTTGPLADRREDDIAVLVLRRGSSATRLAPPRRTALTIAQAEPERIAVARQQLREMLHDWADAEQVDAAVLMISEMATNVLVHTDGDALMVAEAAGERGERRLRVEVADGSDELPHKRRPGEMASSGRGLVLMEMLADSWGVDPRGEGKSIWFELYESAGPTEAGESMKAEESAEAGDSTEAAEGPEPAEGAEPPAA
- a CDS encoding AI-2E family transporter is translated as MHTQKPLLPDTARRTAAWCGVVLLVTGVVAVAVWLCIVFKTAVTPVLLALLGTALLGPVHRWLTAHKVNRSLAAGLTCAALVAVVGGAGYIVVTALIDTGDQIVASLKDAGQWVVDHFGVADDTNVNDLADNAKSLVEKFGASAAGGLLSGISLIGSLVATSVLALLLTFFFLRDSDRAVNLAHSVAPRGTGDLVEAMGRRAFEAVEGFMRGTTFIALIDALCITVGLLILDVPGAVGLGALVFVGAYIPYLGAFISGAVAVLVALADRGLVIALWALGVVLAVQVLEGHILQPVIQSRTVQMHPAMVMIALTAGASVAGLLGMLLAVPLCAAAFGVIGELRKGHGETSPATPADPPPGVSPGPSGA
- a CDS encoding pirin family protein, which encodes MPAVTVENPLTLPKVAASGDAAARPVLAVTTAPSGFEGEGFPVRRAFAGINYKYLDPFIMMDQMGEVEYEAGEPKGTPWHPHRGFETVTYLIDGTFVHQDSNGGGGTIRNGDTQWMTAGSGLLHIEAPPESLVMSGGLFHGLQLWVNLPKADKMMAPRYQDIRGGEVQLLTSPDGGALLRVIAGELDGHDGPGITHTPITMIHATVRPGAEVTLPWREDFNGLAYVLAGRGTAGAERRPVHMGQTAVFGSGSSLTVRADEQQDAHAPDLEVVLLGGRPIREPMAHYGPFVMNSQAELKQAFEDFQAGRLGTVPAVHGM
- a CDS encoding SseB family protein; its protein translation is MYGYDQNQGAQQQMAGAYGEQPLYPEPSPPSLADAVRAFTTGSMSAEDFQQIFATSKVYCPRGDNPGFLALHNTQQPVIPMFTTLKELRLYAGKESKYFVITGAEVIDLLPTGYGFVLDMEGDHRMVFDAKAVEQMVDFAMRRMYG
- a CDS encoding acyl-CoA dehydrogenase, whose amino-acid sequence is MGHYKSNLRDIEFNLFEVLGRDKLYGTGPFAEMDVETAKSILDEVNRLAENELADSFADADRNPPVFDPETNTAPVPDSFKKSYQAFMDSEYWRLGLPEEIGGTTSPRSLIWGYAELLLGANPAVWMYSSGPAFAGILFEEGNEAQKKIAEIAVEKQWGSTMVLTEPDAGSDVGAGRTKAVEQEDGSWHIDGVKRFITSGEHDMSENIIHYVLARPEGAGPGTKGLSLFMVPKFHFDWTTGELGERNGVYATNVEHKMGLKASNTCEMTFGDRHPAKGWLIGDKHDGIRQMFRIIEFARMMVGTKAIATLSTGYLNALEYAKERVQGTDLSQFMDKSAPKVTITHHPDVRRSLMTQKAYAEGMRSLVLYTASVQDAIQEKEAAGEDAKALHGLNDLLLPIVKGYGSEKSYEQLAQSLQTFGGSGYLQEYPIEQYIRDAKIDTLYEGTTAIQGQDFFFRKIVRDQGASLNALSEEIKKFLSGAQGNEELAGSLDSLAKAAVDLEAIVGAMITDLTATGEDVKNIYKVGLNTTRLLLASGDVVVGYLLLKGAAVAAEKLPTASAKDVAFYQGKIAAAKFFAANILPGVSAERALAESVDNSLMELDEAAF